In Pseudomonas fluorescens, the following are encoded in one genomic region:
- the rluC gene encoding 23S rRNA pseudouridine(955/2504/2580) synthase RluC yields MTTTTPPTPGVQLLEVSPEYAGQRIDNFLLARLKGVPKTLIYRILRKGEVRVNKGRIKPEYKLQAGDIVRVPPVRVPERDEPVPLAQGLLQRLEASIVFEDKALIVINKPCGIAVHGGSGLNYGVIEAFRQLRPDCKELELVHRLDRDTSGLLMIAKKRSMLRHLHTALRGDGVDKRYMALVRGNWASSIKQVRASLGKSNLRSGERMVEVDEEEGKESVTVFKVLRRFGDFATLIEAKPITGRTHQIRVHTLHAGHCIAGDTKYGDDDFSKEIRDLGGKRLFLHAYMLTVPLPDGGELKLQAPVDEMWAKTVERLSAPI; encoded by the coding sequence ATGACGACGACTACCCCCCCGACTCCAGGCGTACAACTGCTTGAGGTCTCGCCGGAATATGCCGGCCAGCGCATTGATAATTTCCTTCTCGCCCGACTCAAAGGCGTGCCCAAGACCTTGATTTACCGCATTTTGCGCAAGGGCGAAGTGCGCGTGAACAAAGGTCGGATCAAGCCCGAGTACAAGCTGCAGGCGGGCGATATCGTGCGCGTGCCGCCGGTTCGCGTGCCTGAGCGCGACGAGCCGGTACCACTGGCACAAGGCCTGCTGCAGCGGCTCGAGGCCTCGATTGTCTTCGAAGACAAGGCGCTGATCGTGATCAACAAGCCTTGCGGCATCGCCGTTCACGGCGGCAGCGGCTTGAACTACGGAGTCATCGAAGCCTTTCGTCAGTTGCGTCCCGATTGCAAGGAACTCGAACTGGTTCATCGTCTCGATCGTGACACCTCCGGCCTGCTGATGATCGCCAAGAAGCGCAGCATGCTGCGTCACTTGCACACAGCCTTGCGCGGTGATGGCGTTGATAAGCGCTATATGGCGCTGGTTCGCGGTAACTGGGCATCCTCGATCAAGCAAGTTCGAGCGTCGCTCGGCAAGAGCAATCTGCGCTCCGGTGAGCGTATGGTCGAGGTCGACGAGGAGGAGGGCAAGGAGTCTGTGACCGTGTTCAAGGTCCTGCGTCGCTTTGGCGACTTTGCCACCCTGATTGAAGCCAAGCCGATCACCGGCCGCACTCACCAGATCCGCGTCCACACGTTGCACGCCGGGCACTGCATTGCCGGCGACACCAAGTACGGCGATGACGATTTCAGTAAGGAAATTCGCGATCTGGGCGGCAAGCGCCTGTTCCTGCACGCCTACATGCTGACCGTGCCGCTTCCCGATGGCGGTGAGCTGAAGCTGCAAGCGCCGGTCGACGAGATGTGGGCCAAAACCGTGGAGCGATTGAGTGCGCCCATCTGA
- the rne gene encoding ribonuclease E — MKRMLINATQPEELRVALVDGQRLYDLDIESGAREQKKANIYKGRITRIEPSLEAAFVDFGSERHGFLPLKEISREYFKKAPEGRVNIKDVLSEGQEVIVQVEKEERGNKGAALTTFISLAGRYLVLMPNNPRAGGISRRIEGEERNELREALNGLVAPADMGLIVRTAGLGRSSEEMQWDLDYLLQLWTAIKEASLDRSAPFLIYQESNVIIRAIRDYLRQDIGEVLIDSVEAQDEALTFIRQVMPQYASKIKLYEDSVPLFNRFQIESQIETAFQRVVELPSGGSIVIDPTEALVSIDINSARATKGSDIEETALQTNLEAAEEIARQLRLRDIGGLIVIDFIDMTPAKNQRAVEEKVRECLEADRARVQVGRISRFGLLEMSRQRLRPSLGESSGIVCPRCNGTGIIRDVESLSLAILRLIEEEALKDRTAEVRAQVPIPVAAFLLNEKRNSITKIELRTRARIVILPNDHLETPHFEVQRLRDDSPEAATNQSSYEIAAAAAEVEEVQPAAATRTLVRQEAAVKTAPARANAPVPTEVAAPAPAPVAVPEPSLFKGLVKSLVSLFATKEEPAAPVVVEKPAAERPARNEERRSGRQQSRNRNGRRDEERKPREERAPREERAPREPREERQPREVREPRETREETPAVAREERAPRAPREERAPRAPREDRKPRGEREERVRELREPLDAAPAAPAAAATATAATAEERPARQPREERAPRPPREERQPRAEQAAAAATEEELVTNEEQLQEDGQEGAEGDRPRRRSRGQRRRSNRRERQRDANGNVIEGSEESESGENAEAPSVADLAAGLAVTAAVASSVISAPAEAEANVQAERATAATLEAAPVEAPVVEATTPVEITASPEIEVAPAPEAQPAVEAAAEPAPVVEAPAMAAEAVVETVTETVREVREEQTAFNWVAEPAVAEAAAPAAETPVAEAMVSEPVVAAAEPAPAPVVEAPVVEAPVVAEAPAPVVETAPVSALTPSGRAPNDPREVRRRKREAERLQKEAELAAAAAPAEAAVAAEPAPVVAEVVEAAPAPAAEVAAEPVESVIHEAPRSVQEAVEQHEQAQEKEHEPKPLV; from the coding sequence ATGAAAAGAATGCTGATTAACGCAACCCAACCCGAAGAGTTGCGTGTTGCACTGGTAGATGGCCAGCGCCTCTACGACCTGGACATCGAATCCGGTGCACGCGAGCAGAAGAAGGCCAACATCTATAAAGGCCGGATTACTCGCATCGAACCAAGCCTTGAGGCTGCCTTTGTCGATTTCGGCTCTGAGCGCCACGGCTTCCTGCCCCTCAAAGAAATCTCCCGCGAATACTTCAAGAAAGCCCCGGAAGGTCGCGTCAACATCAAGGACGTCCTGAGCGAAGGCCAGGAAGTCATCGTTCAGGTCGAAAAAGAAGAACGTGGCAACAAGGGCGCCGCCCTGACCACCTTCATCAGCCTGGCCGGTCGTTACCTGGTGCTGATGCCGAACAACCCGCGTGCCGGCGGTATCTCCCGTCGCATCGAAGGCGAAGAGCGCAATGAACTGCGTGAAGCCCTGAACGGCCTGGTTGCCCCGGCTGACATGGGCCTGATCGTGCGCACTGCCGGCCTGGGCCGCAGCAGCGAAGAAATGCAGTGGGACCTCGACTACCTGCTGCAACTCTGGACCGCGATCAAGGAAGCCTCGCTGGATCGTTCCGCGCCGTTCCTGATCTACCAGGAAAGCAACGTGATCATCCGCGCGATCCGCGACTACCTGCGCCAGGACATCGGCGAAGTGCTGATCGACAGCGTTGAAGCCCAGGACGAAGCCCTGACCTTCATCCGCCAGGTAATGCCGCAGTACGCCAGCAAGATCAAGCTGTACGAAGACAGCGTTCCGCTGTTCAACCGTTTCCAGATCGAAAGCCAGATCGAAACCGCTTTCCAGCGCGTTGTCGAACTGCCTTCCGGCGGCTCCATCGTTATCGATCCGACCGAAGCCCTGGTGTCCATCGACATCAACTCGGCGCGCGCCACCAAAGGCAGCGACATCGAAGAAACCGCACTGCAAACCAACCTTGAAGCGGCCGAGGAAATCGCCCGTCAGTTGCGTCTGCGCGACATCGGCGGCCTGATCGTCATCGACTTCATCGACATGACCCCTGCCAAGAACCAGCGCGCCGTGGAAGAGAAAGTCCGCGAATGCCTGGAAGCCGACCGCGCTCGCGTGCAAGTCGGTCGCATCTCGCGCTTCGGCCTGCTGGAAATGTCCCGTCAGCGCCTGCGTCCTTCCCTGGGCGAAAGCAGCGGCATCGTCTGCCCGCGTTGCAACGGCACCGGCATCATCCGCGACGTTGAATCGCTGTCCCTGGCGATCCTGCGCCTGATCGAAGAAGAAGCCCTGAAAGACCGTACCGCCGAAGTTCGTGCACAAGTGCCGATCCCGGTGGCTGCGTTCCTGCTCAACGAAAAACGCAACTCGATCACCAAGATCGAACTGCGCACCCGTGCCCGTATCGTCATCCTGCCGAACGATCACCTCGAAACACCGCACTTCGAAGTGCAGCGCCTGCGTGATGACAGCCCGGAAGCCGCGACCAACCAGTCCAGCTACGAAATCGCCGCTGCCGCTGCCGAAGTCGAAGAAGTCCAGCCAGCCGCTGCGACCCGCACCCTGGTTCGCCAGGAAGCGGCGGTCAAGACGGCCCCGGCCCGCGCCAACGCTCCGGTGCCGACCGAAGTAGCCGCTCCAGCCCCAGCCCCGGTCGCCGTACCGGAGCCAAGCCTGTTCAAAGGCCTGGTGAAGTCGCTGGTGAGCCTGTTCGCCACCAAGGAAGAGCCTGCCGCTCCGGTTGTGGTTGAAAAACCTGCCGCCGAGCGTCCGGCGCGCAACGAAGAGCGTCGCAGCGGTCGCCAGCAGAGCCGCAACCGTAACGGTCGCCGCGATGAAGAGCGCAAGCCTCGCGAAGAGCGTGCACCGCGTGAAGAACGCGCACCACGTGAGCCACGTGAAGAGCGTCAGCCACGGGAAGTGCGCGAACCGCGCGAGACCCGCGAAGAAACTCCGGCAGTAGCCCGCGAAGAACGCGCACCACGCGCGCCTCGTGAAGAACGTGCACCGCGCGCTCCGCGTGAAGATCGCAAGCCACGTGGCGAGCGTGAAGAGCGCGTTCGTGAACTGCGCGAACCTCTTGATGCCGCTCCGGCTGCTCCAGCCGCCGCTGCTACCGCTACGGCTGCTACCGCTGAAGAGCGTCCAGCTCGCCAGCCACGTGAAGAACGCGCTCCACGCCCACCGCGTGAAGAACGTCAGCCACGTGCCGAACAAGCTGCCGCAGCCGCCACTGAAGAAGAGCTGGTCACCAACGAAGAGCAACTGCAGGAAGACGGTCAGGAAGGCGCCGAAGGCGATCGTCCACGCCGCCGCTCCCGTGGTCAGCGTCGTCGCAGCAACCGTCGTGAGCGTCAGCGTGACGCCAATGGCAACGTGATCGAAGGTTCGGAAGAGTCCGAGTCCGGCGAAAACGCCGAAGCGCCAAGCGTTGCCGATCTGGCCGCCGGCCTGGCTGTTACCGCAGCCGTTGCCAGCAGCGTGATCAGCGCTCCAGCCGAAGCTGAAGCCAACGTGCAAGCTGAACGCGCCACAGCCGCGACTCTGGAAGCAGCTCCGGTTGAAGCGCCAGTCGTTGAAGCAACCACACCGGTCGAAATCACCGCCTCGCCGGAAATCGAAGTGGCGCCAGCGCCGGAAGCTCAGCCTGCTGTTGAAGCGGCTGCCGAGCCAGCGCCGGTGGTAGAAGCACCAGCTATGGCTGCAGAAGCGGTTGTTGAAACCGTGACTGAAACCGTGCGTGAAGTTCGCGAAGAGCAAACCGCATTCAACTGGGTTGCCGAGCCAGCCGTCGCTGAAGCCGCTGCACCTGCCGCTGAAACCCCAGTGGCTGAAGCCATGGTTTCCGAGCCGGTGGTTGCCGCCGCGGAACCGGCTCCAGCGCCGGTGGTTGAAGCGCCAGTCGTTGAAGCACCGGTCGTTGCCGAAGCACCTGCTCCGGTAGTCGAAACTGCTCCTGTCAGCGCCCTGACGCCAAGTGGCCGTGCGCCTAACGACCCGCGTGAAGTGCGTCGTCGCAAGCGTGAAGCCGAGCGTTTGCAGAAGGAAGCTGAACTGGCTGCCGCTGCGGCTCCAGCTGAAGCGGCTGTCGCTGCCGAACCTGCACCGGTTGTTGCTGAAGTGGTTGAGGCAGCTCCTGCCCCGGCCGCTGAAGTGGCTGCCGAGCCGGTTGAGTCGGTGATCCACGAAGCACCGCGCTCCGTTCAGGAAGCGGTAGAGCAACACGAGCAAGCCCAGGAAAAAGAACACGAGCCTAAACCTCTCGTCTGA
- a CDS encoding nucleotidyltransferase family protein: MSESIGVVVLAAGQGSRFRQEAGAEKDKLVADCTGRDGVVRSVIEHTLVNLPVALDKRVLVTTADRPQVIRMAQAYGCEIVLIESTGMGDSIAAGVVACKQLDGWLMVLGDMPFILPSSIEQVVAGIGDDIISVPVQDGEYGHPVGFGRDFAAGLMALSGDRGAKPLFAQGRVVEVAVADPGVLWDVDVPQALIFSPA; encoded by the coding sequence ATGAGCGAGTCCATTGGCGTCGTCGTACTGGCGGCGGGGCAGGGCAGCCGCTTTCGCCAGGAGGCGGGTGCCGAAAAGGATAAATTGGTGGCCGATTGCACCGGGCGTGACGGCGTGGTGCGGTCCGTCATCGAGCACACGTTGGTCAATCTGCCGGTGGCGCTGGACAAACGCGTACTGGTGACCACTGCTGACCGCCCGCAAGTGATTCGCATGGCTCAGGCCTATGGCTGCGAGATTGTACTGATCGAATCGACGGGAATGGGCGACAGCATTGCCGCGGGAGTCGTTGCCTGCAAGCAACTCGATGGTTGGTTGATGGTGCTGGGGGATATGCCGTTCATCCTGCCATCCAGTATCGAGCAAGTGGTGGCGGGTATTGGCGATGACATTATCAGCGTGCCCGTGCAGGACGGCGAGTATGGGCATCCGGTCGGGTTCGGGCGGGACTTCGCTGCGGGGTTGATGGCGTTGTCGGGGGATCGCGGTGCCAAACCGCTGTTTGCCCAAGGGCGGGTGGTTGAGGTGGCAGTGGCGGATCCCGGTGTGTTGTGGGATGTGGATGTGCCGCAGGCATTGATCTTTAGCCCCGCATAG
- a CDS encoding XdhC family protein, whose product MDSADLNVLRSVLQWHRAGQRVVLYSVVETWGTAPRAPGAMLALREDGMVIGSVSGGCVEDDLIARLHDGRLALDGPPVQLITYGVTREEAARFGLPCGGTLRLTEERIDDGDWVEPLLARCEAHEIVARELNLATGKVLLLPASKADVLAFDGQTLRAIYGPRWRLLLIGAGQLSRYVAEMARLLDFEVLICDPRTEFVYGWEEQHGRFVSGMPDEAVLNIQTDERTAIVALTHDPRLDDMALLTALDSRAFYVGALGSRVNSQKRRENLAQLGLSQSAIDRLHGPIGLHIGSHSPAEIALSLMAEIVAVKNGVELKQKKAVRESV is encoded by the coding sequence ATGGACAGCGCCGATCTGAACGTCCTGCGCAGTGTGTTGCAATGGCATCGCGCCGGTCAGCGGGTGGTGTTGTACAGCGTGGTCGAAACCTGGGGCACTGCGCCCCGGGCACCCGGCGCCATGCTCGCCTTGCGCGAAGACGGCATGGTGATTGGTTCGGTTTCCGGCGGGTGTGTCGAAGATGACTTGATCGCCCGGCTGCACGACGGACGCCTAGCGCTTGACGGGCCGCCGGTGCAATTGATCACCTACGGCGTGACCCGCGAGGAAGCCGCACGTTTCGGCTTGCCCTGCGGCGGTACCTTGCGCTTGACCGAGGAGCGTATCGACGATGGGGATTGGGTCGAGCCATTGCTCGCGCGTTGCGAGGCCCATGAAATCGTTGCGCGCGAACTGAATCTGGCCACTGGCAAAGTACTTTTGCTGCCGGCCAGTAAAGCTGACGTGTTGGCATTCGACGGACAGACCTTGCGGGCGATCTATGGCCCGCGCTGGCGCTTGCTGCTGATCGGCGCGGGGCAGCTGTCACGTTATGTGGCGGAAATGGCCCGGTTGCTGGATTTCGAGGTGTTGATTTGCGATCCGCGTACCGAGTTTGTCTATGGCTGGGAGGAGCAGCACGGACGATTCGTTTCGGGCATGCCGGATGAGGCGGTATTGAACATCCAGACCGATGAACGCACGGCCATCGTGGCCTTGACCCATGATCCGCGTCTGGACGACATGGCGCTGCTCACGGCCCTGGATTCCAGGGCTTTTTACGTCGGGGCGCTGGGCTCGCGGGTCAACAGCCAGAAGCGCCGGGAAAACCTGGCTCAACTGGGGTTGTCGCAATCGGCGATTGACCGCTTGCATGGTCCGATCGGTTTGCACATTGGCAGTCATAGTCCTGCGGAAATTGCCTTGTCGCTCATGGCGGAAATCGTGGCGGTCAAAAATGGCGTCGAACTGAAGCAGAAGAAAGCCGTGCGGGAGAGCGTATGA
- a CDS encoding xanthine dehydrogenase family protein molybdopterin-binding subunit codes for MSQLPNDFALSNLSQLSRRGFLKGVGATSALVLAASWGWQDAFAGEKDKKFGADGMPHGWVDDPKVYVSIAADGTVTVICNRSEMGQGVRTSLTMVVADELEADWAMVKVQQAPGDEVRFGNQDTDGSRSMRHWYEPMRRCGAAARTMLEQAAAAQWKVPVGECHAQLHKVIHEPSGRELGYGALASAASALPVPARDSLKLKQPSEFRYIGKEGTKAIDGEDIVNGRAVYGADVHFDGMLYATIARPTVYGGKVKSFDGSAAMKVPGVVKVVQIESRPLPSEFQPLGGIAVVASNTWAAIKGREALKIEWDDGPNASYDSIAYRKELEAASLKPGKVVRNTGNLEKAMDSADSTLEASYYLPHLSQSPMEPMVAIARFKDGACEAWGPSQAPQVSRERIGERLGLPFDKVTFNVTLLGGGFGRKSKPDFIIEAAILAKEFPGKAVQVQWTREDDIHCSYFHTVSAEYLKASLNKDGLPSGWLHRTVAPSITALFAPGMNHEAAFELGMGFTNMAYAIPNIRLENPEATVHTRVGWYRSVSNIPHGFAIQSFIDELAHKAGQDPLKYQIRLLGPDRQIDPRTLSEEWNYGESPERYPIDTARLRTVLETAAKAAGWGRELPKGRGLGLAVHYSFVTYVAAVIEVEVKDDGTLVVHKADIAVDCGPQINPERIRAQFEGACVMGLGNAVLGEISFKDGKVQQDNFHMYEVARMSLAPKEVAVHLVTPPGNVPLGGVGEPGVPPIAPALCNAIFAATGKRIRNLPVRYQLSGWQKAGA; via the coding sequence ATGAGCCAGTTACCGAATGATTTCGCCCTGAGCAATCTGAGCCAGCTCAGTCGCCGTGGCTTCCTGAAAGGGGTGGGTGCCACCAGTGCGCTGGTATTGGCGGCGAGTTGGGGCTGGCAAGACGCTTTTGCCGGAGAAAAAGACAAGAAGTTCGGCGCCGACGGCATGCCCCACGGCTGGGTCGACGATCCGAAAGTCTATGTGAGCATCGCCGCCGATGGCACGGTGACCGTGATCTGCAACCGCTCGGAGATGGGCCAGGGCGTGCGCACCAGCTTGACCATGGTGGTGGCCGATGAACTGGAAGCCGACTGGGCGATGGTCAAGGTGCAGCAGGCCCCCGGCGATGAGGTGCGCTTCGGCAACCAGGACACCGACGGCTCGCGCAGCATGCGTCACTGGTATGAGCCGATGCGCCGTTGCGGTGCCGCCGCGCGGACCATGCTCGAACAGGCTGCGGCCGCACAATGGAAAGTGCCGGTCGGTGAGTGTCACGCGCAACTGCACAAGGTCATCCATGAGCCTTCTGGCCGCGAACTCGGATATGGCGCCCTGGCCTCCGCCGCAAGTGCGTTGCCGGTTCCGGCCCGCGACAGCCTGAAGCTCAAGCAACCCTCTGAGTTCCGTTACATCGGCAAGGAAGGCACCAAGGCCATCGACGGTGAAGACATCGTCAACGGTCGTGCGGTGTACGGCGCCGACGTGCATTTCGACGGCATGCTGTACGCGACCATTGCGCGGCCCACGGTGTATGGCGGCAAAGTCAAAAGCTTCGATGGCAGCGCGGCGATGAAAGTCCCCGGCGTGGTCAAAGTGGTACAGATCGAAAGCCGTCCGTTGCCCTCTGAGTTCCAACCTCTGGGCGGCATCGCCGTGGTGGCGAGCAATACCTGGGCGGCGATCAAAGGGCGCGAGGCACTGAAAATCGAGTGGGACGACGGCCCCAACGCCAGCTACGATTCGATCGCCTATCGCAAGGAACTCGAAGCCGCCTCGCTCAAGCCCGGCAAGGTGGTGCGCAATACCGGCAACCTCGAAAAGGCCATGGACAGCGCCGATAGCACCCTGGAAGCCTCCTACTATTTGCCGCATCTGTCACAGTCGCCGATGGAGCCGATGGTCGCCATTGCGCGGTTCAAGGACGGTGCGTGTGAAGCCTGGGGGCCAAGCCAGGCACCGCAGGTCTCTCGGGAACGGATCGGTGAGCGCCTGGGCCTGCCGTTCGACAAGGTCACGTTCAACGTGACCTTGCTGGGGGGCGGATTCGGGCGCAAGTCCAAGCCTGACTTCATCATCGAAGCCGCCATCCTCGCCAAAGAATTCCCAGGCAAAGCGGTGCAGGTGCAATGGACCCGCGAAGACGACATCCACTGTTCCTACTTCCACACCGTGTCGGCCGAATACCTCAAGGCCAGCCTGAACAAGGATGGCCTGCCGTCCGGCTGGTTGCACCGTACGGTGGCGCCGAGCATCACCGCGTTGTTTGCGCCGGGCATGAACCATGAGGCGGCGTTCGAACTGGGCATGGGGTTCACCAACATGGCCTATGCGATCCCCAACATTCGCCTGGAGAACCCCGAGGCCACGGTGCATACCCGGGTGGGTTGGTATCGCTCGGTGTCGAATATTCCCCATGGCTTCGCGATCCAGAGTTTTATCGATGAACTGGCGCACAAGGCCGGGCAGGACCCACTCAAGTACCAGATCAGATTGCTCGGCCCGGATCGTCAGATCGATCCGCGCACCTTGAGTGAAGAGTGGAACTACGGCGAATCCCCCGAGCGTTATCCGATCGACACCGCGCGCCTGCGCACGGTACTGGAGACCGCCGCCAAAGCCGCCGGTTGGGGGCGTGAGTTGCCCAAGGGGCGCGGCCTGGGACTGGCGGTGCATTACAGCTTCGTGACGTATGTGGCGGCGGTGATCGAGGTGGAGGTGAAAGATGATGGCACACTGGTGGTGCACAAGGCCGACATCGCCGTCGACTGCGGACCACAGATCAACCCCGAGCGCATTCGCGCGCAATTCGAGGGTGCCTGCGTCATGGGCCTGGGTAATGCGGTGCTGGGGGAAATCAGCTTCAAGGACGGCAAGGTCCAGCAGGATAACTTCCACATGTACGAGGTGGCGCGCATGTCCCTGGCACCGAAAGAAGTGGCGGTGCATCTGGTGACGCCGCCGGGCAACGTCCCGTTGGGCGGTGTGGGTGAACCAGGCGTGCCACCGATTGCGCCAGCACTGTGCAATGCGATCTTTGCGGCCACCGGCAAACGCATCCGCAACCTGCCGGTTCGTTATCAGCTGTCGGGCTGGCAAAAGGCCGGCGCCTGA
- a CDS encoding (2Fe-2S)-binding protein, which yields MITLKLNGQDHQLDVTEDMPLLWAIRDVAGYSGTKFGCGMGLCGACTIHIEGAPARSCITPIGSVVGQNVSTIDNLHADPIGKVVQQAWLDTAVAQCGFCQGGQIMSATALLKTNPNPSDEQIEEAMVGNICRCGTYNRIKTAIRQASTHLKEAKA from the coding sequence ATGATTACCCTGAAACTCAATGGTCAAGACCATCAACTCGACGTCACCGAGGACATGCCGCTGCTCTGGGCGATCCGCGACGTGGCCGGTTACAGCGGCACCAAATTCGGCTGCGGCATGGGCCTGTGCGGGGCCTGCACCATTCATATCGAAGGGGCTCCGGCACGCAGTTGCATCACGCCCATCGGTTCAGTCGTCGGGCAGAATGTCAGCACCATCGACAACTTGCACGCCGACCCGATCGGCAAAGTCGTGCAGCAAGCCTGGCTCGACACGGCAGTGGCCCAGTGTGGCTTCTGCCAGGGCGGGCAAATCATGTCCGCGACGGCGCTGCTCAAGACCAATCCGAACCCGAGCGACGAGCAGATCGAAGAAGCCATGGTTGGCAACATCTGCCGCTGCGGCACCTACAACCGCATCAAGACCGCGATCCGCCAGGCCTCCACTCACCTGAAGGAGGCCAAGGCATGA
- the murB gene encoding UDP-N-acetylmuramate dehydrogenase — translation MSLQIQSQVSLKPFNSFGVDVQARLFAEAHSDADVREALAYGLEHEVPVLVIGGGSNLLLTADIDSLVLRMATRGTRVLSDDGSKVVIEAEAGEPWHPFVQHTLSQGLSGLENLSLIPGTVGAAPMQNIGAYGVEIKDVFAGLTALDRQTGELRDFTLQECNFAYRDSLFKQEPGRWLILRVRFALDRAAHLHLEYGPVRQRLTEQGIEHPTASDVSQAICSIRNEKLPDPAVLGNAGSFFKNPLVSTALAARLKSEYPDLVAYAQPNGQMKLAAGWLIERAGWKGFREADAGVHKLQALVLVNYGGATGLQLLNLAQRIQKDIFERFHVDLEMEPNRY, via the coding sequence ATGAGTTTGCAGATTCAATCGCAGGTTTCGCTCAAGCCGTTCAACAGCTTTGGTGTGGATGTCCAGGCCCGGTTGTTTGCCGAGGCCCATAGCGACGCCGATGTGCGAGAAGCACTGGCCTATGGGCTGGAACACGAGGTGCCGGTGCTGGTGATTGGCGGCGGCAGCAACCTGCTGCTGACGGCGGACATCGATTCGCTGGTGCTGCGCATGGCCACCCGCGGGACTCGCGTGCTGAGCGATGACGGCAGCAAAGTGGTGATCGAGGCCGAGGCCGGTGAGCCCTGGCATCCCTTTGTGCAACACACACTGTCCCAGGGACTGTCCGGCCTGGAAAACCTCAGCCTGATTCCCGGCACCGTCGGTGCGGCACCAATGCAGAACATCGGCGCCTATGGGGTCGAGATCAAGGACGTGTTCGCCGGCCTGACCGCCCTCGATCGCCAGACCGGCGAACTGCGCGACTTCACATTGCAAGAGTGCAACTTCGCTTACCGCGACAGCCTGTTCAAGCAGGAGCCGGGGCGTTGGTTGATCCTGCGTGTGCGTTTCGCCCTCGACCGCGCCGCGCATCTGCACCTGGAATACGGCCCGGTGCGTCAGCGCCTGACCGAACAAGGCATCGAGCATCCGACCGCCAGCGATGTCAGCCAGGCCATTTGCAGCATCCGCAATGAAAAACTCCCGGACCCGGCCGTACTCGGCAATGCCGGCAGCTTCTTCAAGAACCCTTTGGTGTCGACGGCGCTGGCTGCACGGCTCAAGAGCGAATACCCGGACCTGGTGGCCTATGCGCAACCCAATGGGCAGATGAAGCTGGCCGCCGGTTGGTTGATCGAGCGGGCAGGGTGGAAGGGTTTCCGTGAGGCTGACGCTGGCGTGCATAAATTGCAGGCACTGGTGCTGGTCAACTATGGCGGCGCGACGGGCCTGCAACTGCTGAACCTGGCGCAGCGCATCCAGAAAGACATTTTCGAGCGTTTCCATGTCGATCTGGAAATGGAGCCGAACCGGTATTGA
- a CDS encoding low molecular weight protein-tyrosine-phosphatase: MRVLFVCLGNICRSPTAEGVLRHKLREAGLADQVEVASAGTGDWHVGKAPDQRSQAAAKLRGYDLSAQRARQVSRADFTTYDLILAMDNSNLRNLKALQPVKCKAELDLFLRRYQSDVDEVPDPYYDGDQGFEQVLDLIERASDLLVIELKGRL; encoded by the coding sequence ATGCGGGTTCTGTTTGTCTGCCTGGGCAACATCTGCCGTTCACCCACGGCCGAAGGCGTGCTGCGGCATAAGTTGCGTGAAGCGGGGCTGGCCGACCAGGTCGAAGTCGCCTCAGCCGGTACTGGCGACTGGCATGTCGGCAAGGCGCCGGACCAGCGCAGTCAGGCCGCGGCAAAGCTGCGCGGTTATGACTTGTCCGCCCAGCGCGCCCGGCAAGTCAGCCGCGCCGATTTCACCACCTACGATCTGATCCTGGCGATGGACAACAGCAATCTGCGCAATCTCAAGGCCTTGCAACCGGTCAAGTGCAAGGCCGAGTTGGATCTGTTCCTGCGTCGCTATCAGTCGGACGTCGATGAGGTCCCGGACCCGTATTACGACGGCGACCAAGGCTTCGAACAGGTGTTGGACCTGATCGAGCGCGCCAGTGATTTGCTGGTGATCGAATTGAAGGGACGGTTATGA